Genomic segment of Eupeodes corollae chromosome 2, idEupCoro1.1, whole genome shotgun sequence:
ctaatataataattgtttcgctgaagatagtactcttagctttttacaTTGTGGGCCGGCCGTGGTAACTTTCTTATGTGAAACCCTCGCAACTGAGCGGTTATTAATAGTAGAGCGTTGGCTTCTTCGAAAGCACGTTATCTAAGGTTTTCCTTATGACTAGTTCAGCGTCAACAATGCAGTGGACAAAGCAAGAGCGCGCGTTCGCCATGGAGGCTTACTTTTCTTTCAGCGGTTCGATCATCGCAATTCAGCGTGCTTTCAGAAACTATTTCAATATCTCACCTGTAGGTCGTATGCGATTTGTTTGTGGGTGGACACGTTCAGGGCTACCGATAGTGTGCAGAAGAAACATAATGGACCTTCCAGAACCATCAGGACGCCAGAAGATATCGAAAGGGCGgcgattttaaaatttcctaGGCGATCTGCAAACAAACATTCGGCTGCTTTAGGGTACCAGAAGTTTAAACGGTTTTAATAACAACTATAAAGCGACGAACAGGCATCAGATGCGTTTCTGTCGTACAAGATGTGaccatatttttctaaaaatgtatcaaaCTTTTTTCCGCAGCAGGGAAGGTTGTTCATTTTTACGTACCATCAGATTCATACTGCAGGTATCCGCCAAACTTTCCCATTCCGTTTTGGATATTCTTATATCATTCATTTGTAAGACTTTGACAATATAGTTGAAATGCACGCTAAGAGTTTCCAATATCATGGGAGGCAGCCCTGTTTCCAGATAACAGCATGCAGTTTAGGGTATTTCTCGGAAGCCGGAAGattcttttaataaagtatCGGAGAATCTTTTCGATTGCATCAAAACAACAGTAAGCCCAAACCTGATAATAGTTTTGTACTATGGTCAATGCAGTCAATTTTGAAGCAGCGTTCCCACACAGTTGAAACTGCACGTTCACCTCCGTTAGTTTCAGTTCTATATGTTTTTGCATATTTAGATTCGAAGTAAATAGAAGTCCCAAATATTGTGGAATAGTTTTTCCTGAAACCGGCCTGATATTCAGGGAGTAGGTATACTTTTTCTCTTTACCCATTTGGATATCTATTCTCAAAAAACCCAGCGAAGAGCTTTGCAtttgtatttaagaaagaaataccTCTATAATTTGATGTTTCATcatagtttcctttttttgaaaagcgGACAAATTGTTGATTTTCTGAAACTTTCGGGAACTAtagcatttttgaaaagtcgGTTAAATTCTTGCATGCTAATAGTGTCAAAGGGAATATGATCATCTCCTGGCGTCTTTTTCACTTTAGCTTTCTCAATAActtcttttaattcatttattgaaaGCGGTGCATCTAGAAAGTCATCTGTGATTTTGCGCTTATAATCCTAGAGCAATGATATTCGTGGGTCCATTTAAGGTTTTCACAGCCTTCCAGAATTCGGCAGAGCTATTTGTGCGATTAATAACCAATACTGTCTCTTGCTCAAAGGCAGATTTTTTACTGCACATATtctattgaattcaatttttgccTCGGAGTACAGttttctaaaaacaggcaaGTTTCGTGACcgaaatagctttaaaaatttgaatgataGATCTCTAGCTTTTAAGCATTCAAAATCAAACCACTTTTGCTTAtaattggtttttttaccaataAGCATGAAATGAAGTTCGTAGAGTTGAAATTTGGCAGATTCTCGCTTACTTTCTCGAAGTCAGATTGCCAGTTActacaatttatataaatagaGACTATGCACACTTTATCACTCCCAAGTTCAACATCCATCACATAAGAATTAACTGATCTTCTGAACTTAGTTCTCACCCATACTAATTGGCAGTGGTGCAACAACTTAATCCCCGCGATTATTTTTCGTGAACACTTCCCCGAACGGCTCATCTCTCTAAGAGGCGAACTTCAGTGGCCAGCACGATCGCCAGATTTAACCCCATGTGATTTTTTCCTGTGGGGCTTCCTTAAATCGTTGGTATACACTGATCGTCCAAAAACCCTTCGTcaccttaaaaataatgttcGTGCTGCTATCGTCGAAATAAGCACAGATATGctggaaaaaaaggaaaacaattttaaattcagacTATCTCAGTGCACTGATAAAAACGGTGGCCACCTTCGAGATGTcgtttaaaaccaaataaaataaaactttaaacattcCCCATAAAAATTTCAACCTTAATATTCACGCTTGTACGAATGCTCTTCAGTATATCCACTAGCTAAACTGCTGTcgaactgtcaaatacagagattcattcttaagccgtactacgcgaatgtggaatgtcctaccaaactctgtctttcccagtcattgcaatattctggaatttaaaaccaatgttcaACCACACCTTCTTTCAATCCCTCTCTTCAATTCTCAAAATAAAGATAGCCTCTCTCACTCCTATCACATAATTGATGCTTACTTGTCTCGGAAATTCTCATGCTAAAAATTGAATtcctaaaatttgaaatatttttttttttgaaagtttctttAATCcctaatttcattaaaataagaaatatacaatttataacAGTAAATAATAaccatatttcaaaataaactttaacaaatatcttaaaatatttttgctttaaagttctttttacaTCCAATTTTCATCTAAGTCAATGAAAACTTCGATTTTTTCTTCGCAAGTGGGTGAAAACCACTATTGCATTTTATTATAATCGAATATTTCcaatattatcttttaaaaaaatacaaaaattatgtctCGAtctattcttattttaaaaaacctcaatataatataattttctttaaacagTTTTCTTAGTCAAGGTATTACCTTCAGGaacatttttgtcttttaatttagaaaacatCTTTTTCGAACATTTTAGAAAGATCcgaataattttaacaaaaacaatactgaaaactatgcaaataattaaaaatattataaaaatatcaaacgaATTCGCTGCAAAATATGAAATATCTCTTGAAGATGGTGTTAAATGTTCTGCATTTggatttcttagaaaatattcTATCCACCAAAGGGCTGTATCCAAAGGTTTATTTTGACGATCTTGgaatttcttttgtaatttCTGCATTTGGAGTTTATAATTCTGATCACTGAGAATTTTTGTAAAAGCTTGCAAAAGAGTTTCGTTGTTGAGAGTCTCAAAATTTACTTCCAATCCGCAGCCTTTGAGTTGGGCATTACGAGCATTCTACGAAATTCATACAAATCAtattcaaatattgaaattacacttaaaattaatgtattttcaACTTACGACAAATTGATCCAGAAACAAAGGCATTGCAATCACCGGAACACCATGCCATGTGGCTTCTTGCATACTTAAGCCACCAGCATGGGTGAAGAACGCATGAACTCTTGAATTTGCTGACAAAAACAGAAATCCAAAATTAACATTGGCGTTTTCATTTTCCAAtaagtaaaaaatatcttacctAAAATATCATTTTGAGGCAACCATTTGCGGATCAACAAATTCTTTGGAGcatcttcaaaaatatcttCCTTCTCAATTTTCCACAAAAAGTTATACTGAGGCATACTTCGAATGACAAATAAAATAGCGTCAATTCGATTCTGACCAATAGTTTCCACTAAAGTATTTGAACCTAGTGATATAAGAATTGCACCCCTATTCCCAGAATCTATGAATGCATTGATATCTTCTGGAAGCTTTTGTGGTTCTTTGATGTGAAGACCTCCGACTTCGATAACGTTGGGTGGTAGTGATTGGGCATAGTCCATTGCTGGATGTGTATTTATAAGAGTCATATTCACCCTCTTCTGGAGACTCTGCAAAGTTGGCTTTGGGTCATCCGGAGCTAAGCTTTCAACAGCTGATTCGGTTATGTATTTTCTGTAactaaaggaaacaaaaatcaaacaaatttaagaccTGTTCATCTTCATATACGACTTGTCATTGAACTTTtcactaaaattgttaaatcaaaatcaatccTTACAAATATGCAAATGCATAAGTTGCTGAATTAGTAAGACGATTCCATAAATTCATCGGAACATCTTGATGATCCAAGAAATATGGCACATAACCCGGATAGCTATGTCCACCGACAATCTCCAAAATATACGGATCCATTTTGAACGCACTCACAGCCACCACAGGAATTTCTGGATACTTCTGTATCAGTCTAAATATGCATGGCCCAGCTGATAtgtcaaacaaaatcaaatcaaactttTCCTCAGCTAGATTTGATGCCTTTTCAAAACCCTTCGATTGGAAAATTCCCTTACACTCcagcaatttaaaattatacaatagTCGTAAATTGGCAAAAGGTCCATAGGTATCGAAATTAGCATCTGAATCTTTGTAATAATCGGCTACCGTGTTGTAAGCTTCCTCCAGGTGAATATAAGTGACATTAGGATGAGGTGAATTATTTTCATCGACTGAGGCCACGGTAAGAGAGTGTCCTCTCTCAGCAAGTGCATTAACAATCACTTCATtcctaaaaacgaaacaataaaaaattctaTCATTGGAAAAAGCTGAtttctctttcttaattctaattttatttttaccataaGTGATGACTGTGCGAGGTACAACCCATCAATCCTAAGATATTGGCGGAGTATCCATTGTGAAAGATTGAAATTAATACACAAATCACTTTTATTACTTCGGAAGCACTCATCTCGTGGCAAGTTTAgggaaacaataaaaattaaataattttaagaaagaagCAACTACTACATAATTTGACTATCTTATCATCACTCAGTAAGATAGATATATTGTTCATCTGAGTATCTGTTTaggcaaataaaaatgtatgtacttaCTACGTGCTTATAATTCTTATTTCTTATCCCAAAGCAACGCTCAAAATAAACCGCATCTAGAAAGTCAACTTTTATATAAGAGTACACTGTGGGTCGTTTGTATGAGGTCACTccttttacatatttttgtagtaatcaatttttggtttttgggtTTTGCAAAAGGGACTTTTCTACTATGAAACCTTTGAAAAAAGGGACTTGGTtgataacttaacatcccgtctgtcgatttgtcttgctgaaaagtttgtaggttttcatgatGTTAAGTTAGAAAAGTTGTtcattgaattattcttcaaaatgttaaaattaccaacaatattttttatatcaagaaatagtttagtttgcaaaacc
This window contains:
- the LOC129946362 gene encoding UDP-glucosyltransferase 2-like, giving the protein MSASEVIKVICVLISIFHNGYSANILGLMGCTSHSHHLWNEVIVNALAERGHSLTVASVDENNSPHPNVTYIHLEEAYNTVADYYKDSDANFDTYGPFANLRLLYNFKLLECKGIFQSKGFEKASNLAEEKFDLILFDISAGPCIFRLIQKYPEIPVVAVSAFKMDPYILEIVGGHSYPGYVPYFLDHQDVPMNLWNRLTNSATYAFAYFYRKYITESAVESLAPDDPKPTLQSLQKRVNMTLINTHPAMDYAQSLPPNVIEVGGLHIKEPQKLPEDINAFIDSGNRGAILISLGSNTLVETIGQNRIDAILFVIRSMPQYNFLWKIEKEDIFEDAPKNLLIRKWLPQNDILANSRVHAFFTHAGGLSMQEATWHGVPVIAMPLFLDQFVNARNAQLKGCGLEVNFETLNNETLLQAFTKILSDQNYKLQMQKLQKKFQDRQNKPLDTALWWIEYFLRNPNAEHLTPSSRDISYFAANSFDIFIIFLIICIVFSIVFVKIIRIFLKCSKKMFSKLKDKNVPEGNTLTKKTV